The Musa acuminata AAA Group cultivar baxijiao chromosome BXJ1-3, Cavendish_Baxijiao_AAA, whole genome shotgun sequence genome window below encodes:
- the LOC103979379 gene encoding endonuclease III homolog 2, chloroplastic isoform X4, translating to MPPSLFLLPRSLLTRIPFLPLSSRARALTMPVTRRPSRSLASEARSPDSKLDPGTECPGGVSDREKRAHLRKKRVKRIVEVDEKRAKEEAADRKVCDLIDIEDFAYDKVNLSAISNDVNLDSSFPASKRKSTHLTDEPKADAPANWEEVLDGIRKMRFADSAPVETMRHEKSASLVPPKEQRFAVLISSLLSSQTKEAVTTGAVQRLSEKGLLDADAIVRTDEATMASLIYPVGFYLRKAHHMKKVAEICLEKYGGDIPRSINELLALPGVGPKIAHLVMIMGWNNVQGICVDTHVHRICNRLGWVSRRGTRQKTSNPEQTRVSLETWLPKDLWDPINPLLVE from the exons ATGCCCCCTtcgctcttcctcctccctcgatCCCTGCTCACAAGAATCCCCTTCCTTCCACTCTCTTCTCGCGCGCGAGCCCTGACGATGCCGGTCACAAGGCGCCCTTCGCGATCCCTCGCATCCGAGGCCAGGAGCCCCGACTCGAAGCTCGACCCAG GTACCGAATGTCCTGGTGGCGTATCTGATCGAGAAAAGCGTgctcatctgaggaagaagagggTGAAAAGGATTGTTGAAGTCGATGAGAAGCGCGCCAAAGAAGAAGCTGCTGATCGAAAA GTGTGTGACCTGATTGACATCGAAGATTTTGCATATGATAAGGTCAACCTATCTGCGATCTCCA ATGATGTAAACCTCGACTCTTCTTTCCCTGCTTCTAAGAGGAAAAGTACACACCTAACTGATGAGCCTAAAG CTGATGCACCAGCAAATTGGGAAGAAGTCCTTGATGGGATTAGGAAGATGAGGTTTGCTGATAGTGCCCCAGTAGAAACTATGAGACATGAGAAGTCGGCAAGTCTTGTGCCACCCAAG GAACAAAGATTTGCGGTTTTAATATCTTCCCTTCTGTCAAGCCAAACTAAAGAGGCAGTCACAACTG GTGCCGTACAGCGTCTCTCTGAGAAGGGTTTACTGGATGCTGATGCTATTGTCAGAACTGATGAAGCTACAATGGCAAGCTTGATTTATCCA GTTGGATTTTACTTGCGGAAGGCCCATCACATGAAGAAAGTAGCTGAAATTTGTCTTGAAAAGTATGGGGGAGACATCCCTAGGTCTATAAATGAACTGCTTGCACTTCCTGGAGTAGGTCCTAAAATAGCCCACTTG GTTATGATTATGGGATGGAATAATGTTCAAGGGATATGTGTTGATACTCATGTGCATCGTATTTGTAATCGACTAGGATGGGTGTCACGTCGTGGCACAAGACAG AAAACTTCGAATCCGGAACAAACGAGAGTATCCCTGGAAACATGGCTACCAAAGGATTTATGGGATCCCATCAATCCCCTACTG GTTGAATAG
- the LOC103979379 gene encoding endonuclease III homolog 2, chloroplastic isoform X2, translated as MPPSLFLLPRSLLTRIPFLPLSSRARALTMPVTRRPSRSLASEARSPDSKLDPGTECPGGVSDREKRAHLRKKRVKRIVEVDEKRAKEEAADRKVCDLIDIEDFAYDKVNLSAISNDVNLDSSFPASKRKSTHLTDEPKADAPANWEEVLDGIRKMRFADSAPVETMRHEKSASLVPPKEQRFAVLISSLLSSQTKEAVTTGAVQRLSEKGLLDADAIVRTDEATMVGFYLRKAHHMKKVAEICLEKYGGDIPRSINELLALPGVGPKIAHLVMIMGWNNVQGICVDTHVHRICNRLGWVSRRGTRQKTSNPEQTRVSLETWLPKDLWDPINPLLVGFGRSVCTPLRPRCGTCIINHLCPSAFKEARSSSSKAKRSPN; from the exons ATGCCCCCTtcgctcttcctcctccctcgatCCCTGCTCACAAGAATCCCCTTCCTTCCACTCTCTTCTCGCGCGCGAGCCCTGACGATGCCGGTCACAAGGCGCCCTTCGCGATCCCTCGCATCCGAGGCCAGGAGCCCCGACTCGAAGCTCGACCCAG GTACCGAATGTCCTGGTGGCGTATCTGATCGAGAAAAGCGTgctcatctgaggaagaagagggTGAAAAGGATTGTTGAAGTCGATGAGAAGCGCGCCAAAGAAGAAGCTGCTGATCGAAAA GTGTGTGACCTGATTGACATCGAAGATTTTGCATATGATAAGGTCAACCTATCTGCGATCTCCA ATGATGTAAACCTCGACTCTTCTTTCCCTGCTTCTAAGAGGAAAAGTACACACCTAACTGATGAGCCTAAAG CTGATGCACCAGCAAATTGGGAAGAAGTCCTTGATGGGATTAGGAAGATGAGGTTTGCTGATAGTGCCCCAGTAGAAACTATGAGACATGAGAAGTCGGCAAGTCTTGTGCCACCCAAG GAACAAAGATTTGCGGTTTTAATATCTTCCCTTCTGTCAAGCCAAACTAAAGAGGCAGTCACAACTG GTGCCGTACAGCGTCTCTCTGAGAAGGGTTTACTGGATGCTGATGCTATTGTCAGAACTGATGAAGCTACAATG GTTGGATTTTACTTGCGGAAGGCCCATCACATGAAGAAAGTAGCTGAAATTTGTCTTGAAAAGTATGGGGGAGACATCCCTAGGTCTATAAATGAACTGCTTGCACTTCCTGGAGTAGGTCCTAAAATAGCCCACTTG GTTATGATTATGGGATGGAATAATGTTCAAGGGATATGTGTTGATACTCATGTGCATCGTATTTGTAATCGACTAGGATGGGTGTCACGTCGTGGCACAAGACAG AAAACTTCGAATCCGGAACAAACGAGAGTATCCCTGGAAACATGGCTACCAAAGGATTTATGGGATCCCATCAATCCCCTACTG GTTGGATTCGGGAGGTCAGTGTGTACTCCTCTCAGACCCCGGTGCGGAACCTGCATCATAAATCATCTCTGCCCCTCTGCTTTCAAGGAAGCAAGAAGCTCAAGTTCAAAAGCTAAAAGATCACCAAACTAG
- the LOC103979379 gene encoding endonuclease III homolog 2, chloroplastic isoform X3 — MPPSLFLLPRSLLTRIPFLPLSSRARALTMPVTRRPSRSLASEARSPDSKLDPGTECPGGVSDREKRAHLRKKRVKRIVEVDEKRAKEEAADRKVCDLIDIEDFAYDKVNLSAISTDAPANWEEVLDGIRKMRFADSAPVETMRHEKSASLVPPKEQRFAVLISSLLSSQTKEAVTTGAVQRLSEKGLLDADAIVRTDEATMASLIYPVGFYLRKAHHMKKVAEICLEKYGGDIPRSINELLALPGVGPKIAHLVMIMGWNNVQGICVDTHVHRICNRLGWVSRRGTRQKTSNPEQTRVSLETWLPKDLWDPINPLLVGFGRSVCTPLRPRCGTCIINHLCPSAFKEARSSSSKAKRSPN; from the exons ATGCCCCCTtcgctcttcctcctccctcgatCCCTGCTCACAAGAATCCCCTTCCTTCCACTCTCTTCTCGCGCGCGAGCCCTGACGATGCCGGTCACAAGGCGCCCTTCGCGATCCCTCGCATCCGAGGCCAGGAGCCCCGACTCGAAGCTCGACCCAG GTACCGAATGTCCTGGTGGCGTATCTGATCGAGAAAAGCGTgctcatctgaggaagaagagggTGAAAAGGATTGTTGAAGTCGATGAGAAGCGCGCCAAAGAAGAAGCTGCTGATCGAAAA GTGTGTGACCTGATTGACATCGAAGATTTTGCATATGATAAGGTCAACCTATCTGCGATCTCCA CTGATGCACCAGCAAATTGGGAAGAAGTCCTTGATGGGATTAGGAAGATGAGGTTTGCTGATAGTGCCCCAGTAGAAACTATGAGACATGAGAAGTCGGCAAGTCTTGTGCCACCCAAG GAACAAAGATTTGCGGTTTTAATATCTTCCCTTCTGTCAAGCCAAACTAAAGAGGCAGTCACAACTG GTGCCGTACAGCGTCTCTCTGAGAAGGGTTTACTGGATGCTGATGCTATTGTCAGAACTGATGAAGCTACAATGGCAAGCTTGATTTATCCA GTTGGATTTTACTTGCGGAAGGCCCATCACATGAAGAAAGTAGCTGAAATTTGTCTTGAAAAGTATGGGGGAGACATCCCTAGGTCTATAAATGAACTGCTTGCACTTCCTGGAGTAGGTCCTAAAATAGCCCACTTG GTTATGATTATGGGATGGAATAATGTTCAAGGGATATGTGTTGATACTCATGTGCATCGTATTTGTAATCGACTAGGATGGGTGTCACGTCGTGGCACAAGACAG AAAACTTCGAATCCGGAACAAACGAGAGTATCCCTGGAAACATGGCTACCAAAGGATTTATGGGATCCCATCAATCCCCTACTG GTTGGATTCGGGAGGTCAGTGTGTACTCCTCTCAGACCCCGGTGCGGAACCTGCATCATAAATCATCTCTGCCCCTCTGCTTTCAAGGAAGCAAGAAGCTCAAGTTCAAAAGCTAAAAGATCACCAAACTAG
- the LOC103979379 gene encoding endonuclease III homolog 2, chloroplastic isoform X1, whose product MPPSLFLLPRSLLTRIPFLPLSSRARALTMPVTRRPSRSLASEARSPDSKLDPGTECPGGVSDREKRAHLRKKRVKRIVEVDEKRAKEEAADRKVCDLIDIEDFAYDKVNLSAISNDVNLDSSFPASKRKSTHLTDEPKADAPANWEEVLDGIRKMRFADSAPVETMRHEKSASLVPPKEQRFAVLISSLLSSQTKEAVTTGAVQRLSEKGLLDADAIVRTDEATMASLIYPVGFYLRKAHHMKKVAEICLEKYGGDIPRSINELLALPGVGPKIAHLVMIMGWNNVQGICVDTHVHRICNRLGWVSRRGTRQKTSNPEQTRVSLETWLPKDLWDPINPLLVGFGRSVCTPLRPRCGTCIINHLCPSAFKEARSSSSKAKRSPN is encoded by the exons ATGCCCCCTtcgctcttcctcctccctcgatCCCTGCTCACAAGAATCCCCTTCCTTCCACTCTCTTCTCGCGCGCGAGCCCTGACGATGCCGGTCACAAGGCGCCCTTCGCGATCCCTCGCATCCGAGGCCAGGAGCCCCGACTCGAAGCTCGACCCAG GTACCGAATGTCCTGGTGGCGTATCTGATCGAGAAAAGCGTgctcatctgaggaagaagagggTGAAAAGGATTGTTGAAGTCGATGAGAAGCGCGCCAAAGAAGAAGCTGCTGATCGAAAA GTGTGTGACCTGATTGACATCGAAGATTTTGCATATGATAAGGTCAACCTATCTGCGATCTCCA ATGATGTAAACCTCGACTCTTCTTTCCCTGCTTCTAAGAGGAAAAGTACACACCTAACTGATGAGCCTAAAG CTGATGCACCAGCAAATTGGGAAGAAGTCCTTGATGGGATTAGGAAGATGAGGTTTGCTGATAGTGCCCCAGTAGAAACTATGAGACATGAGAAGTCGGCAAGTCTTGTGCCACCCAAG GAACAAAGATTTGCGGTTTTAATATCTTCCCTTCTGTCAAGCCAAACTAAAGAGGCAGTCACAACTG GTGCCGTACAGCGTCTCTCTGAGAAGGGTTTACTGGATGCTGATGCTATTGTCAGAACTGATGAAGCTACAATGGCAAGCTTGATTTATCCA GTTGGATTTTACTTGCGGAAGGCCCATCACATGAAGAAAGTAGCTGAAATTTGTCTTGAAAAGTATGGGGGAGACATCCCTAGGTCTATAAATGAACTGCTTGCACTTCCTGGAGTAGGTCCTAAAATAGCCCACTTG GTTATGATTATGGGATGGAATAATGTTCAAGGGATATGTGTTGATACTCATGTGCATCGTATTTGTAATCGACTAGGATGGGTGTCACGTCGTGGCACAAGACAG AAAACTTCGAATCCGGAACAAACGAGAGTATCCCTGGAAACATGGCTACCAAAGGATTTATGGGATCCCATCAATCCCCTACTG GTTGGATTCGGGAGGTCAGTGTGTACTCCTCTCAGACCCCGGTGCGGAACCTGCATCATAAATCATCTCTGCCCCTCTGCTTTCAAGGAAGCAAGAAGCTCAAGTTCAAAAGCTAAAAGATCACCAAACTAG